From the genome of Nicotiana tabacum cultivar K326 chromosome 17, ASM71507v2, whole genome shotgun sequence:
TTTGGCAGGCCTAGTTCTTTCGAAACAATTGAGACCTCAGCCTCTGTTTCTCGAGAATTCTTTTGAGAAGTCTTTCTCTTTTTGGCACTAGGTGTGGGTACTTCCACATCCTCATATTCATCTtcaagaaccaggttcatctctTCAATCTGGACTACTCCACTTGGCTTACCAGCCTTTTTTTCAAGCAACTTTATTGGCATTCTCAGCTAAGGCCCTTCTTTCGTTGGCATCACTCTGCTTCTTTTGGCTCCTTGTAGTTTTTTCTCTTGTGGGAGGAGTTTCTACAGGGATAGAAGGAGCACTCTTTCTCTTAGTGCCACCCATGCCCTTTCCTGCAGTCTATCAaactttgttcttcttcttttgataGTAACTATCTGACACCTTTTGCAGTAGATCGGGACTCTTGTCTATTTTAACAAGAGAATGAACTGGTTCATGAAACTATTTCCTTAACCTAACCAGCCTATCTGCTGCACTTCTATCACCAGAACCGTCACCTATCTCCTGTGATTCTATCCCCATACTTTCATTCATAGTCTTGTCATTATCACTAATCTCTTTACTTAATACAATCATTGCTCCTGCTTCTTCAGTAAAACCAACAAGAGTGGGTGAAGGAGATCCAGCCACTCTTTCTTCTCCCTTTCCCCTCACATCTACTTCAACACCctcacttttttttttcatttttaccatttATCTTTCCATACCTACCAGTTTCTACACCAGCAATCGTACCAACCAACACAATCTTATTTtcaagattttcaacaattttaAAAGCAACAACAGAAATTTTTAACCCAGAAGTTACCTGCTCAGTTtcggatgaacctggttcttcccCCTCAGTCACAGACTTGAAGGACTCATCAGAATTTTAGGCTTTTTTTGCTTGACCGACTTGTAGCATCTCACTCAATTTTTAGCTTGTTCTCTACTAGCACTATGTTGCATGTAATCATTTTTATATGCTTTTTCTTGGGGGTTTGGGTGCTTGAAAGTATGGGTGAAGGTTTTTTGGGTGGCGAGGAAGGGTTTTCAGAGTTTTTGGGATTCTCATGGGTGTTTGCCATTTGAGAGAAATAGAGAGAGTTTTGGGTAAGGTCAGATCAATTTAAAGATGAAAAAGTTTGAGTGCGTAACAATAACGTTTTGGAGGTTAGAAGTCTTTTCATCTTGGGAGTTTCAGTTTGAAAAGATGTTCAACTCTTCCCCAAATATTTCGGCAATTATGGCGCATGGGACTCTTGATGAAACTGGTTTGTTTGTAACTAATTAGTTCAAAAGTAGTTTGGGATAAAGTGGGACTCTTTTCAGTTCATGATCCATATGcagttatttcaaattatgcggAGTGTAGAATACATACCTTATAAGCTCGATGAACTAGGTTCTTCACTGACAGTTCTCTTGTGTAAGACTGaatttttccaagaaaataaggATAATATCATTAGACATCAGTGAgacattttagcacatggcacaagagtatactaataAAAGCATGAGATTGAGCAATATCTAATCTAATTATTCACAAAATTCATGAATTATCTAACCAATCATTGAGTTAGAACCGGTTTCTTTTAGGTGATATTACTCATTCATAATTCTAACCTATTCCTtccaaagtgatctctacttaaaGATTTTTTGAAGATAGCAGCTATTTGCTtttcagtagcacaaaattccacagtgatcaaacCTTTTTCATAGTTGTCCCTGAAAAAGTGATACCTAACATCTATGTGATTGGTTCTTTTgtgatgaacctggttcttggtcatactaattgcactagtgttacacaaaagatggggatacaacctacatcaattccaaaatccattaattattgtttggtccataacaattgagcacaacatgaggcagcagcaacatactcagcttcagcagtagataaggccacagaattttgctttttggtggcctAAGActcaagacatgagccaagaaagtatgccttacctgaggtgctctttctatccacaaaaAACCTTGCATAATCAAtatcagcatatcccactaagttaaaattactacctttaggatACCATAGAAAGAGGTTAGTGGTGCattttaggtatctcaagatcctcttgacaacagtcaagtgagactcctttggattcgcctgaaatctagcacaaaggcGTACATTGAAGACAATGGTAGatctactagcagtgagatatataaaaaagccaatcattcccctatacaacttctgatcaacagatgaaccaggttcatctatatccaattttgtggttgttgctataggtgtgtcaatttctttggagtcttccattttaaaccttttaagaaactctttcacatacttctgctgatggatcatagttccaattgaattttgtttaaattgtaagcctaaaaagaaattaagctcacccatcatactcatttcaaattcactccccattagtttagcaaattctttacttaacttatcagtagttacttcaaagattatatcatcaacatatatctgaactaccaagagatctttacctttttcattCAAGAGTAAAGTATTGTCAaatttacctctcttgtagccatgctcaagcaagagtttttgacaatctttcataccatgctcttggagcctgcttgagcccataaaataccttgtcaagcttgtacacatgatcaggacattccttgctttcaaagcccAGAGGttcttgacaaacacttcttcctttagatagccattgaggaaggcactcttgacatccatctgatggagagtgaattccatataagcaacaaaggctataaggagtctaattgctTCCAATCTTGCCACTgaagcaaaagtctcatcatagtctatgctctcctcttgactatatccgtgaaccaccaatcttgccttgttccttgtaactgttccatcttcgtCAAGCttatttctgaagacccattttgtgctaATTATTGATCTGTCCTTaggtcttggtaccagatgccaaacttgacttctctcaaattggttgagttcatcttacattgcattcacccagtctACAACCTGCAAAGCCCCAGTAAcaattttaggttcaataagaaataaaaaagtatcaaaaagcacaaagattcttcaaagaagatctggttttgattcaagaggttggatcagtaattatgttctcaatgggatgagaactttgatacttttaAGGTTTCACAACTAGCTGGTTTCCCTTAGAtgttccttcaatgttttgttACTGAGGAtcaggttcatggacaggttccctcgaggtttgaggatcaattcctctttgttcagttccccatGTCAGGTTTCCCTGGGTGGAAGGACCTCTTCCATCACCTATTCCTTCCTCTGGTGCAACTTTAGTCTGGGTtgtggtttcatttgagtttcttaccagcccaattgcttcatcatcatgttcctacCTCTCAGTAAGAatattagtttcatcaaaaaccacatgtacactttcttctacacacatagttcttttgttataaatcttataggctttactatgtgaagaatatcccaagaatactccctcatcacttctgggatcaaacttacttAGGGAGtccttaccattattgtgcacaaagcacttgcatccaaatgccctaagatgagatatatttggttttctccctttaagtaactcatagggaatcttctcaacaagaggtctagtcatgcacatatttatgatgtaacatgcagtgttcacagcttctgcccaaaaactatggggcagtttacaagaaagaagcatagtcctagccattttttctaatgtcctattctttctttcaactactccattttgttgtggagtcctatgaacagaaaaattatgatttatgccatgttcatcacaaaattcagcaaatttagattctcaaattcagtaccttgatcagacctaattgatgcaagttgattacctagttatttTTGAGTtcttctaacaaaagaagtgaacatgtcaaatgcttcatctttagatgttaaaaataatgtccaagtaaacctagagtattCCTCAACAAGCACCACAACATATCgcttaccacctctgctcaatgttctcattggtctacaaagatccatatggaccagttccatcgtcctggtagtgcttaccattttcttgcttttgaaataGGATCATACCTGCTTtacccttgcacaagcctcacaaactttatcttccttgaattTAATGTTAGGCAGCCCTTTCAcgaagtccttggagactagtttgttgagttggcttagactggcatgtccaagtcttttgtgccaaaagaggggatcattatccaacacacttaagcaagtgagttcataatctgaaagtgtggacagatccACAACATATATTTTGTTAACTCTTTTTTCCTGCAAAACTATCTTGTTAGTGGTAAGATTGatcacaaagcattttgtagaggtgaatgctatcatgttacctctatcacacaattgtgatacacttattagactgtacttcagtccatctatcaagtagacattctcaatagagtgagaatcagtcttcccatttccaaaggagacattacctcctttaaggtcATCAAGTGAAAGAAACTGGTTCTTGCTTcatgtcatatgctttgagcatccactatccatgtaccatatttggctactccCCTTCACGTGGACCTGCGAAAAGAAATCaggagttagtcttaggaactcaaactagtttgggtccctttctataggcaaaaggacgaatcaaattctttttatcccaacttggcagcctatttttccaTTGAACAAAATCTTTATTCTTTtaacttgccttttcttttgcagtgtattcacttttatagtgaccattGTTACCACAGTATGTACAAATCTTGTTCTCAGAAAATGTGagatacttgcttttgggatcccacttaggtgcagggttcctaaagccaagtcctcttctattggtactatggtgttcttgtagccatAAAAGTGCATCacaggacctgttccatttacaagttatgtctagctcatgcttgaccttgcttagatcctcctttAGGATTCTTACCTGTTCATCTCtcttgtacaactcatctttcattttttctatattttcttctaaagtgagttgtgtgaGATCAGCTATCTATTTGCCTGttcctaattttaattttatattttcagatctaagctctagTACAGTTGAatcaagtgcatgaacctggttcGTTAACATAGTATTTTCACTTTTAGTTTCACTAGCCCTAAGTTTCAGGTTTTTGTACTTAgatttcaaaatcacacattctttTGAAAGCTGTTACTTTTCATTATttacatcctcagattcatcaattagcTCTAGTAGCAGCTCAGATAACCCTTATTtagataaaaatttaatattgtctttgagatgaaagaCACTTACCTTAGTTTCTTCAttagattctccaatggccataagtgctcgttcatcatcatcatcatcatcatcatctgagctttctccccaagcaacgaccatagccttggttgatcctttgttgttgcttttcttgggttgaacctgttccttcgttcagctctttccttcttccattcaatttcaaATATAGGACAATTCTTGATATGGTGATCAGTCTTTCCACACTTATAGCAGCCATCATTGGTTTGCTTCTTATGAGCTTTTGACTTgttgtagcttccacttcttTAAGAACCCCTTCCTCTCCTCATGTACTTCTTGAAGTATTTGGTGATCATAGCCATTCATCTTCCATATCAGAACCTTTAATGATTCTGAGTGTCAAGCTCCTTTCCTTCTAAGGTACATTCATCTTCATGgtttgtctcctaagttcataggcagtaagATTTCCAATCAATTCATCTAGTGGGAGAGTgacaatattctttgattcctggaTGGCAGTGATCTTGCTCTCCCAAGTGATAGGCAAAACCCTAGTAAGTATCTTCTTGACTCTTTCTTCTtcaggaataatccttccaagagattttagCTCATTTATCAGTGTAGTGAatcttgtatacatctcttgaaTGGTTTCTCCCTCCTTCATCGCAAAGTTGTCATACTGACAGTACAGTAGAGTTCCTCTATATCTCTTCACCTGAGTTGTTCCTTCGTGAGCCACCTGCAGTGTGTTCCATATTTGCTTAGCAGTGGCACAGCCTTGGATTCTGCTGTACTCATatggaccaagtccacaaacaagccattttTTGGCTTTGGCATTCTTCTCCCACTTTTTCAAGTCCTCAGAATTGTAATctgctcttgtctttggcacatctactccttcagtATTTTTCTTCAAGGTAGCGAGTGGACCATCAGTGATAATGTCCCATATCTCATATTCCTCTCATTGAATGTGATCTCTTATTCTattcttccaccaagagtagAACTGGCCAataaagagtggtggcctagcagtggattgcccttcctagtttctaggtggtgcactcatcttgatcttctcctaaggtgttagcctcttcaaggataatccACTATATTACCatttgatattttatacttcaataccacacaagaggggggtgatttgtgtggtgcctGATTATCGCATGCACTGAATTAtcgaaggacctggttcttctatgcaTTCCGTACACTACAGTTGCAAAATAAATAatacagaaagtaaagaacacaaagatttttactTGGAAAACACCCGACTCAAAAGGTGAAAATAATATGATCTACTACCCAGTAGGATTTTCTCCAAGCACTTCACTGCAACTTTGAGCCAACAAAGTTTACAAACTCTTCAAAACCTAAGGATTACCCCTAACCCTTGTAGCAACCAGCCACAGGCTGTTGCGActgcttcaagttaactctaacttgaacaatacaactagagtttacaacctcttgcaaacgtaaggattaactctaacccttaTAGCAACACGCCACAGGCTGTTGCGACTACTTCAAGTTAACACTAACTTGCAAGATACAACTCAGGTACCTAGTACAATTTGCTTCTTAGAaagttgaaaggtacaactcaaatcgcctactacactttgaactagaaataaataaagatacataaaactctttatggagctaGATCTTCAATCTTGTTCGTGTAGCTTCAGGATCGCACTCTTAAATCTCACAGGATTTGctcacaaaatgccttgctattttgatcTCAATTTGTGCTTAACTTCAGTATGTGTGCATCACCTGTAGAAGATAAGACAAGtgatatttatagagttagtagaataaggattaactagagttctaatgctttaCCCTTCTGTGGTGGAAGAATTCTAGTTATCTACAGCTTCTAACtctttccttatcttggataaagtTCTCTTCAAGTATGGAGTCATGctccttatcaaatatgcaaccttttcattCAAGGATTATCAGAAATAATCACTTATACTTATCCATTTCATGTACATGCCTTTTGGTTGATTCTGTCTGTCATCTGTGTACACTGTCCATGGATCCggttcatgcatgtgttcctttgtcaatcatcaaaatcaAAACCGCTCAGGTCAACAGTTAACAAGTACAAGGCAAAAAGGCATTTGCATTCATTGGAATTTGGGAATGCAGAAGAACATAAGGATCCATTTTCAACTGATAAGGAAGAAGCTGGGGACATTGAGGAGGTTACAGAGGTTGAGCAAATAGAAGGGGGGATGGTAGAATATTCAGAAAACTATGCTATATCTCTTCAAGCACTCAATGAGACCATGTGGTATAGAACCTAAAGACTCAGAGGGTTCACTGAACAAAAAACAATTGAGGCCTTTATCGACTATGGATCAACTCATAACTTCATAGATGAAGATACATCTAAGATGCTAGGCTTTGAAATCATCAAGATCAAGCAACAGTTAGTGCAGGTAGCTGATGGAAGAGAAGTTCTTACTGAAAAGATGTGCAAGGGGTTTAAGTGGTTGATGCAAGGAGCAGTTTTCCAAGATAATTTATTTGTGTTTCCTATAGGCAATTGTGATCTGGTATTAGGAATCCAGTGGCTATGTCCTTTGGAGGATGTTAAGTTCAGTTTCAGGAAGCTTATAATAGAGTTTGAGTATCATGGAAAGCTACTCACTCTACAGGGCGTACAACCAAAGCTCAAGGCTATCCAAGCCAAGAATTTGGAAAAGATGAACACACAGGGATCTAAGTTATTCATGGTCAGAGTAAGAGAAACTGAGGGTGCTAAGGAGCAGAATAATGAGTTGAAACCTATTGAAGAACTTGAGGAAATTAGAACAACTCTTGCAGAATATAACAAGGTCTTTGGGGAACCTACTCAATTGCCTCCTTCAAGAGGTGTTTTTGATCATTATATTCCCCTAATGGAGGGAAGTTCTCTAGTGAATGCAAGGCCCTACAGGTATTCACCTATACAAAAAGATGTCATTGAAAGGTTGGTGCGGGAATAATTAAACCAAGGAGTCATTCAATATAGCTCTAGTCCTTATGCATCTCCTGTGGTACTAGTTGGGAAGAAGGATGGGTCATGGAGATTATGTGTGGATTATAAATCACTGAATAAAATGACTGTGAAGGACAAATTCCCCATTCTCATCATTGGATAATTATTAGATGAATTAGGAGGATCACATATTtactcaaagatagacttgagggcAAGTTATCATCATAAAGGATGGCACCTGCTGACATTGCTAAAACTGCCTTTAAAACACACTCTGGGCACTATGAGTAATTagtaatgccttttggtttaactaatgttCCAATAAATTTTCAAGGATTGATGAATCACATATTTCAAGAACATTTAAGGAAGTTTATCTTGGTCTTTTTTTTATGATATTATGATCTATAGTAAAAGCCTAGATGAACACTTATTGCACCTTAGAATCACTTTTGAGTTATTGGTGAAACATCAGTTATTAGCTGAGAGGAGTAAGTGTGTATTTGCAGCTAAGAAAGTGGAGTATTTGGGGCATTACATTTCAGGAAATGGAGTGTCAACTGATCCAGGCAAGATTGAAGCAGTGAAGTCATGGCTAGAACTTAACTCTATTACATAGTTGAGCGGATTCTTGGGGTTAATAGGATATTATAGAATGTTCATTAAAGGTTATGGAGTCATCAACAAGCCTTTAACTGATTTACTCAAGAAAGACAATTTTGGGTGGTCTGAGGTGGCTACATCAGCCTTTAAGAAGTTAAAAGGGGCTCTTATCACAACACCTGTGTTGGCCTTACTAGACTTTTCCTCAACTTTTGTGGTTGAAACAGATGCATGTGATGTTGATATAGGTGTTATCCTAATGCAAAATGGACAACCCATTGCATTCCTGAGCAAAGGCTTATCAAAACAGCAAAAAGTTGTCTGTTTTTGATAAGGAGCTATTGGCTCTAGTAATGGCTGTGAACAAATGGTCTCAGTACCTGATAATCAGACCATTTGTGGTAAAAACAAATCAGAAGGCTCTGAAGTTCGTGCTAGAACAAAAGCTGCACACCAGTGACCAGCTTAAGTGGATAACTAAACTAATGcaatatgtcacgccccaaaaccagggagcgcgaccggcgctcaaccaagtgaacccgaccaagcaagcatgttagattccttctacccaaactcattcatgaataaagagaatatatgtttttctTAATTAAACAATACAATGCTCATGTCTGCATttccaatttcttaccataagtttcaccatttttaaagtctcaaatggacaaggaATACAACTACAACATAGCATAGCTTGTCTTCtgcagcaccaatacacaacccacactatgtctacggagcctctatagataaagaagagtgcaatgataatgccggcaacaaggccccggctatacctagaacagaatacacaaagtacaaaagattcatgaccccggaatgaagtggggctcaccaagtcagctgggaagaaggtgcactgctatcactgatcaatatcttctgctgtggaaccacctgcatccattgaaataTGCAGctcccccagcaaaagggacgttagtactgtcgaatagcactagtatatataactaaacatcatctcaatagaatgacaaataatacaaacaatattatcataatatcaaaggaagctttaatcaacatcaaacctcaatttaggatcaagacactgttcaaataaatttccatatctcacattgggagatttttagtatcgatataccattgtccacaataccattattcacaataccattattcacaataacCAGTACCACTGTactctttaacacggagtccggtcacgacccgatcggctaggctatctcattagagacatcaaccacaatttctctcaatatcaataccaccgtctttaacacggagtccgatcacgacctgatcggctaggctatccattagggacatcaaccacaattaccatttcaattacaatttccagcacaatcaccaccatgtgtgcggcatggtgtctgatcacgacccgaccggctatgctgtcttatttgagacatcaacctttttatatcaatcatcgcatttcatattactttcacatcttttcatttcattggcaatAATGGCCATATTTATAAGATCaatcttggcacgttggccatattcagtatttcctgctcaccttttcaatttcaaatatcatcatcatcatcaacaataaatacaattcaaattaaggtgtgtagtacacatgtgagcaatttagagtctaaggcacatagagatattccacaaaatttggcataatagccttcgtttgaacttgacttgaagtcgaaacattattaatgcacaaccatattttaacacatcctcaattgataacataacatgaataaagcatttgagaTACttgtcgaatatatatatatcgttcaacacaatcttactcggaatagccaattttataatgaaccactcgggacttacatatttttcatgaacATCAtgtgattcaattctaagagaagagtttagccaacataactcaattgtgcttccttaaactctaaaaagttccggaattcttagcaacttcaatctattttagaaatataacaaattgaatcaaaattaggaagacgatcatggttctagctcatttgagtattttatcaaatactaggtgtgcacaaggtttcaaggtctttttaaggaggattccatcatcccacaatccaatttttaccatgcttagttcaacaatcttcatacaccccttgatatcacatgcatgtaaaataatcaactctcatgtccaaatattatcttgctaattacccattttcagatgatttcgaaattagggtttagggtgtagaatcttacatctaggatgaagacctagtgagcttgccttcttaatcttccaaaacttgagcaagaattgaagaacaattattgaagaacaccttctcactctagggcactctctctcactctaaaatgtcagattatatctcaaaaatggcccaaaacgtgtatttaacgaagtagggtcgggttttaaaaaattcaaaaatgaagctcctgaacaggttctgcggttgcatatgcgaccgcataatggttatgcggaccgcatatcgatcgcataattggtgtccaaaatgaccaaaaatatgcatgagtctgcggtcactatgcggtccgcataactgttctgcggtcgcatagtgcaccgcataacagttatacggtcgcataatcgaccgcataattgcttccaactgaccccattaactgcctcactctgcggccattatgcggtccgtagagtgattctgcggtcgcataatagaccgcagaaatacacttttccgccaaaacatttcctttactttccggtacattgttcaacccaaaaagtccgagccaagtctcgcaagctcgccgcgaagattTTCTATAATActcaacacgtaaaaccaattcggcaccacgaaacattactttcttttgtaaattttatagggcTTTACACTTaggtactttgaaatttttcggggtgttacacaaTATGACTTTAAAATTGAGTACAAGAAGGTAAAAGAGAATAAGGCAGTTAATGCCCTATCCAGACTTCCTTTGGTAGGACTGACTGTCATGACTCTTACTGCTATGAAGACTGATCTATTAGATAGGATTGTCAAAAGCTGGGAGACAGATATTGAATTAAGATCATTAATTCAGTCTTTAAAGGAAGGAAGAGGTGATAGTAAAGGCTATACTTTCATTCATGAGAAACTTAGAAGGTATGGCAAACTTGTGGTTGGACCTGATCAGCAGCTAAGAAAAGAGATACTTCACTTGTGGCATAGTTCACCTATAGGGGGGGGGAGGGATTCTAGCATTGATAATACATATAGAAAGGTGTCAGCACATTTCCATTGGAAGGGAATGAGAGAGGAAATACAAGAAATGGTAAAGACTTGTGATATTTTCTAAAGGCACAAGTATGATAATGCCCCATACCATGGCTTACAACAGCCATTAAAAGTACTAGTAGCAGCTTGGACTAGCATAAGTATGGATTTCATTGAAGGATTACTTAAGTCAAAAGGGAAATCTGTAATCTGGGTAGAGG
Proteins encoded in this window:
- the LOC142172112 gene encoding uncharacterized protein LOC142172112, giving the protein MTPYLKRTLSKIRKELEAKNTEGVDVPKTRADYNSEDLKKWEKNAKAKKWLVCGLGPYEYSRIQGCATAKQIWNTLQVAHEGTTQVKRYRGTLLYCQYDNFAMKEGETIQEMYTRFTTLINELKSLGRIIPEEERVKKILTRVLPITWESKITAIQESKNIVTLPLDELIGNLTAYELRRQTMKMNVP